In the Ilumatobacteraceae bacterium genome, one interval contains:
- a CDS encoding winged helix-turn-helix transcriptional regulator: MPAELTRRSIVVGPKAHELRRYVGSISWAVLEEMMHVATGPSDRLVAEVSIRSLADSLGVAKDTVARAVRRLRDLGVIEADQRRADSGMFQTGVYRLAVPAACLTVAPAATPAELTRPPASSERATRRTTGQLALTLDA; the protein is encoded by the coding sequence GTGCCCGCTGAGCTGACCCGCCGGTCGATCGTCGTCGGACCGAAGGCGCACGAGCTCCGCCGCTACGTCGGCTCGATCTCGTGGGCGGTGCTCGAGGAGATGATGCACGTCGCCACCGGCCCGTCCGATCGTCTCGTCGCCGAGGTGTCGATCCGCTCACTGGCCGACTCACTCGGCGTGGCGAAGGACACCGTCGCACGAGCCGTCCGCCGGCTGCGCGACCTCGGCGTCATCGAGGCCGATCAGCGGCGCGCCGACAGCGGCATGTTCCAGACCGGCGTCTACCGACTCGCGGTCCCCGCCGCCTGCCTCACCGTCGCACCCGCGGCCACACCAGCGGAACTCACCCGGCCACCCGCATCCAGCGAGCGCGCGACCCGCCGCACGACCGGCCAACTCGCGCTCACCCTCGACGCCTGA
- a CDS encoding DUF2071 domain-containing protein — MRIPTIRGIIERRILVNFRVDPDALSFVLPEPFTPQLVDGVGIAGVCLIRLAHLRPAFLPGEWGFRSENAAHRVAVKLPDGSNAVYIPRRDTNSRLNVLVGGRLFPGAHHHADFTSVETGGRFDVTMRSDDGETRLAVESAVGEGLPDNSVFASLAEASSFFEAGSLGFSDTREGGCFDGLELRTDQWQVSPLDVSRVESSFFDDRSSFPRGVVEFDNALLMRDIDHEWHTRASLRAAD; from the coding sequence GTGAGGATCCCAACGATTCGCGGCATCATCGAGCGCCGTATCTTGGTCAACTTTCGCGTCGACCCCGATGCGTTGTCGTTCGTTCTCCCCGAGCCGTTCACGCCGCAACTCGTCGATGGCGTCGGCATCGCAGGGGTCTGCCTCATCCGGCTCGCCCATCTTCGTCCGGCGTTTCTCCCTGGCGAGTGGGGCTTCCGCTCGGAGAACGCCGCTCACCGCGTCGCGGTCAAGCTCCCCGACGGTTCGAACGCCGTCTACATCCCTCGGCGAGATACGAACTCACGCCTCAACGTGTTGGTCGGTGGCCGGCTGTTCCCCGGAGCACACCACCACGCTGATTTCACCAGCGTCGAGACCGGCGGTCGGTTCGACGTCACGATGCGGAGCGACGATGGCGAGACGCGACTCGCGGTTGAGAGCGCGGTCGGGGAAGGTCTGCCCGACAACTCGGTGTTCGCGAGCCTCGCCGAAGCCTCCTCGTTCTTCGAGGCCGGCTCGCTTGGCTTCTCCGACACGCGGGAAGGGGGTTGCTTCGATGGGCTCGAGCTCCGCACCGATCAATGGCAGGTGTCGCCGCTCGATGTGTCGCGCGTCGAGTCCAGCTTCTTCGACGACCGATCCTCGTTCCCGCGGGGAGTGGTCGAGTTCGACAACGCACTTCTGATGCGCGACATCGACCATGAATGGCACACACGGGCGTCACTGCGCGCCGCTGATTGA
- a CDS encoding VanZ family protein, translated as MSALAAVAVRRRGGPAWRLFLALAGTVLIATMTIANRGIVVSDEGLAYDLTWWSRNWDALPGLVGGDIGWWLNVALFVPAATGWTVLTGRPAVVSGVLVALVLAIETLHATVLSGAGDPTDVVANVLGIAIGVGLAMTTRNAQNPAPLPFR; from the coding sequence CCTGGCGTCTCTTCCTGGCGCTTGCCGGCACCGTCCTCATCGCCACCATGACGATCGCTAACCGCGGCATCGTCGTCTCCGACGAGGGCCTGGCGTACGACCTCACGTGGTGGAGCCGCAACTGGGACGCGCTTCCCGGCCTCGTCGGCGGTGACATCGGCTGGTGGCTGAACGTCGCCCTGTTCGTACCGGCCGCGACCGGTTGGACGGTTCTCACAGGCCGACCCGCCGTTGTGTCGGGCGTGCTCGTGGCCCTCGTCTTGGCAATCGAGACGCTCCATGCCACCGTGCTGTCCGGTGCCGGCGACCCGACCGATGTCGTCGCCAACGTACTTGGGATCGCGATCGGCGTTGGCCTGGCCATGACGACCCGAAACGCGCAGAACCCGGCTCCCCTACCCTTCCGGTAG